In Magnetococcales bacterium, the DNA window CCTGATCGCTCTCTTCCTGGCGGATACGTTGAAGAACTTCCGTGCCTTGAATGTCAGGGAGTTGGATGTCCAAAATAATAAAATCAGGCTGATTATTGCGCGCCATGGCTACCCCGTCCAGGCCGGTTTCAGCGCGTAAGGTAGCGTAACCGCTGGCTTCCAGAATAAAGGTGACCAGCTCCATGTTGTTGTCATCATCCTCAATGATCAACGCTGTTTTCATGGGGTTGCTCCCTGGCTGGAGGGAGGTGCGATCTGGCGGGCATCCATGG includes these proteins:
- a CDS encoding response regulator is translated as MKTALIIEDDDNNMELVTFILEASGYATLRAETGLDGVAMARNNQPDFIILDIQLPDIQGTEVLQRIRQEESDQGKKPIPVIAMTSLAMSGDRERLLTSGCTGYIEKPIDPEKVVSQIQKIIGD